One window of Agromyces rhizosphaerae genomic DNA carries:
- a CDS encoding IlvD/Edd family dehydratase, with protein sequence MSAVNLGSTGLEDRPWGEGLRSQVWFGDPGKTGFMHRSWLRSEGLPDDTFDGRPVIGIANSWSELTSCNVHLRTLAEHVKRGIWQAGGVPFEFPTSSAGEPLVRPTAMLMRNLMAMDLEETLRMNPLDGVVLLAGCDKTTPAYLMGAASVDLPTLLITGGPMLNGKYRGTDIGSGTSVWRFTEAYRAGQIGAEEVREAEGCMARSQGHCMTMGTASTMACVSEYMGMQLPGTAALGANDSRRATAAHLAGRRIVEMVAEDLRPSRILTREAFENGVRANAALGGSTNAVIHLLALARRVGVDLQLEDFDTLVRDVPVLADLMPSGRFLMEEFQDAGGTAGLAETLGDLLHRDTLTVTGQTLGENYAGADVWNREVIRPLDNPVKPVGSGIAVVRGNLAPRGAVVKQSAASPELMTHTGRALVWDSLQAYLADADDPDLDVTPDDVLIVRNVGPKGYPGMPEVGNMPLPRKILEAGVMDMVRISDARMSGTSYGTVVLHVAPEAAAGGPLALVRTGDTVTLDVPARSLSMDVSDDELQRRRQEWEAPVVAGSERGWTRLYVEHVVQADEGCDLDFLQGRSGAAVGPQAF encoded by the coding sequence ATGAGCGCCGTGAACCTCGGATCGACCGGCCTCGAGGACCGGCCCTGGGGCGAGGGGCTCCGCTCGCAGGTGTGGTTCGGCGACCCCGGCAAGACCGGCTTCATGCACCGCTCGTGGCTGCGCAGCGAGGGCCTGCCGGACGACACGTTCGACGGGCGACCGGTGATCGGCATCGCGAACTCCTGGTCGGAGCTGACGAGCTGCAACGTGCACCTGCGCACGCTCGCCGAGCACGTGAAGCGGGGCATCTGGCAGGCCGGCGGTGTGCCGTTCGAGTTCCCGACCAGCTCGGCGGGCGAGCCCCTGGTGCGCCCGACCGCGATGCTCATGCGCAACCTGATGGCGATGGACCTCGAGGAGACGCTGCGCATGAACCCGCTCGACGGGGTCGTGCTGCTTGCCGGATGCGACAAGACGACGCCCGCCTACCTCATGGGCGCGGCGTCGGTGGACCTGCCGACCCTGCTCATCACGGGCGGGCCGATGCTCAACGGCAAGTACCGCGGGACCGACATCGGCTCGGGGACTTCGGTGTGGCGCTTCACCGAGGCGTACCGTGCCGGGCAGATCGGGGCCGAGGAGGTGCGCGAGGCCGAGGGCTGCATGGCCCGCAGCCAGGGCCACTGCATGACCATGGGCACGGCGTCCACCATGGCGTGCGTGTCGGAGTACATGGGCATGCAGCTGCCCGGAACGGCGGCGCTCGGCGCGAACGACTCCCGTCGCGCGACGGCCGCGCACCTGGCGGGCCGCCGCATCGTCGAGATGGTCGCCGAGGACCTCCGCCCGTCGCGGATCCTCACCCGCGAGGCGTTCGAGAACGGCGTGCGCGCCAATGCGGCGCTGGGCGGCTCGACGAACGCGGTCATCCACCTGCTGGCGCTCGCGCGCCGCGTCGGAGTGGACCTGCAGCTCGAGGACTTCGACACGCTGGTCCGCGACGTCCCGGTGCTCGCCGACCTCATGCCGAGCGGGCGGTTCCTCATGGAGGAGTTCCAGGACGCCGGCGGCACCGCCGGCCTCGCGGAGACGCTCGGCGACCTGCTGCACCGCGACACCCTCACCGTCACCGGGCAGACCCTCGGCGAGAACTACGCCGGGGCCGACGTCTGGAACCGCGAGGTCATCCGGCCGCTGGACAACCCCGTGAAGCCGGTCGGCTCCGGCATCGCGGTCGTGCGCGGCAACCTCGCCCCGCGCGGTGCGGTGGTCAAGCAGTCCGCCGCGAGCCCCGAGCTCATGACCCACACCGGCCGCGCCCTCGTCTGGGACTCGCTGCAGGCCTACCTCGCCGACGCCGACGACCCCGACCTCGACGTCACGCCCGATGACGTGCTCATCGTGCGCAACGTGGGGCCGAAGGGCTACCCCGGCATGCCCGAGGTCGGCAACATGCCGCTGCCGCGCAAGATCCTCGAGGCGGGGGTGATGGACATGGTCCGGATCTCGGATGCGCGCATGAGCGGCACCTCCTACGGCACCGTCGTCCTGCATGTCGCGCCGGAGGCCGCCGCCGGGGGCCCGCTCGCGCTCGTGCGCACCGGCGACACGGTCACCCTCGACGTCCCCGCGCGGTCGCTGTCGATGGACGTCTCCGACGACGAGCTCCAACGACGCCGGCAGGAGTGGGAGGCGCCCGTCGTCGCCGGCTCGGAGCGCGGCTGGACCCGCCTCTACGTCGAGCACGTCGTGCAGGCCGACGAGGGCTGCGACCTCGACTTCCTCCAGGGCCGGAGCGGTGCCGCCGTCGGTCCGCAGGCGTTCTGA
- a CDS encoding 1-phosphofructokinase family hexose kinase has protein sequence MERPPMIVTLAVSPSLDVTYEVDRLHPGEITRPVRVTRVAGGKALNVARVARSLGADVAAVGALGGHTGAWIADLLATDGVETRIVPLRHETRTCSAIVETDGGASSTDLYERATPLDADEWEAFRATALEAAASASGDVWVAFSGSVPAAVDPAEVAALLAALRARGARIAVDSSGAALRALIQSADLVKVNRAEVEELLEQRFADASEAAHALGSRWSVDVVVTDGVRGGSALLAGTRVDLPPPGALGRFSAGSGDAFLGGFLAAIDRGADPAQALAFAADAAERNALVPGQGVLAERSPR, from the coding sequence GTGGAGCGACCGCCCATGATCGTCACGCTCGCCGTCTCCCCCAGCCTCGACGTCACGTACGAGGTCGACCGATTGCACCCGGGCGAGATCACCCGCCCCGTGCGCGTCACCCGCGTCGCCGGGGGGAAGGCGCTGAACGTCGCGCGGGTCGCCCGATCGCTCGGCGCCGACGTCGCGGCAGTGGGGGCCCTCGGCGGACACACCGGCGCGTGGATCGCCGACCTCCTCGCGACAGACGGGGTCGAGACGCGCATCGTCCCGCTCCGGCACGAGACCCGCACGTGTTCGGCGATCGTCGAGACCGACGGCGGCGCGTCGAGCACCGACCTGTACGAGCGCGCCACCCCGCTGGACGCCGACGAGTGGGAGGCATTCCGCGCGACGGCGCTCGAAGCCGCCGCCTCCGCCTCCGGCGACGTGTGGGTCGCGTTCTCCGGATCCGTACCCGCGGCGGTCGACCCGGCCGAGGTGGCAGCACTCCTCGCCGCGCTCCGTGCGCGCGGCGCCCGCATCGCGGTGGACAGTTCCGGAGCCGCGCTGCGCGCGCTGATCCAGTCCGCCGACCTGGTCAAGGTGAACCGTGCCGAGGTCGAGGAACTGCTCGAGCAGCGATTCGCGGATGCCTCCGAGGCCGCCCACGCCCTCGGCTCGCGCTGGTCCGTGGACGTCGTCGTGACCGACGGAGTGCGCGGCGGAAGTGCGCTGCTCGCCGGCACGCGCGTGGACCTGCCGCCGCCGGGCGCTCTCGGACGATTCTCCGCGGGCAGCGGAGACGCGTTCCTCGGCGGCTTCCTCGCCGCGATCGATCGCGGAGCGGACCCGGCCCAGGCTCTCGCCTTCGCCGCCGACGCCGCGGAGCGGAACGCGCTCGTGCCGGGACAGGGCGTGCTCGCCGAGCGCTCACCGCGGTAG